The Pukyongia salina genome segment TTTCGGGAAGAATAAAGCACTTTATTTCTGCCTTTGGTGAACATGTGATCGGGAAGGAAGTGGAAGAAGCCATGCAACAGGCAATCTCGGCGCATGGGTTCAGCATTACTGAATTTACCGTAGCTCCTCAAACAGACCCGGCAGACCTAGGGCTTCCGTATCATGAGTGGCTGGTTGAATTTGAAACAGAACCTGCCAACTTAGAGGCAATTGAAGCTACTTTAGACCAGCAAATGCAGGAGCAGAACAGCTATTATTTCGACCTTATTAAGGGTAAGATCCTTAGGCCGCTTACAATAAAAACATTAAAGAAAGATAGCTTTAATTTATTGATGAAGAGCGAAGGAAAACTAGGAGGTCAGAACAAAGTACCGAGACTGTCTAACGACCGTAAAATAGCGGAGAAGTTGTACCAATTGCAACCATAAATAAGTACTATCTTTGCAGCCGAATGAACCCATCAAGAACACATAAACGAACAAGAGCCCAGGAAAGTTCGGGAGCCATAGAACGCATGTATATTACTATGCGACACCTTTTCAACCGTGGCTTTTACAAGCCTATGGGTATCTCGGGGGAGACGCTGCGCGAATCGCTGCTTATTTTAAGCCCCGAGATCTACGGATCCATTTCAGAAGAAAAAATTGAACTGGAAGGGCTTCTTTATGTGATCGATCGTCTCCCTTATGGAATCGAGGAATGCAGATTTATCAATCTAACATCGGATGAGGGCTACAAAAACTCGCATTTTAAGCCAATTATCCCGGCCAAGCGCCGCCGTAACTGCTACCGGATCGACGAGGAGCAAATGAATATAGAAATTACCCGTGGTCGCTCTGAGATCTACGATATTCTTACGCACTTAACCTTCCTCTATATCGAATCTCATAAGATCATGAAACAGGTTTTGATCAATGATAACGGAGAGGTGATAAGGGACTGGAAGAAACTGGAGGAAGCGGTGCTTGTTAAGAAGGAACTAACAAAGAACGACAAGGAAATAGCCCTTACCCATACAGCGAATTTCCTAGGAAGGACCTTCGAGGAGGTGAATGCCATCTACCCGTTATTTGAGTGTGAAGGCATTAAGAATCGCTTTCTTAACATCATCTATTATCTGGGAAAACGGGCCATGGAAGAGGTTCTTGAGGATAATCAGCGATTAATTACCTTCAGTCCGGTTTTAAGGGAACGCCTTGGGCATCATATTCACGGGGAACAATGGGCGCTGAAAGTAAAGAAGACCTTGAATGATAAAGGATTGTTGGCCCGCCCGCTACACATTATTAGTGCGAATATGCACTCCGTACAGAACAGCCTGTTTGCTAAGAAGGCTCTTGCTTCGGAATTTAAGAACGAAAAAGAGATAGCGATATTTGAAAAGCTTAGCAACCCTAAAAGCATAAAATTACAGCAAAAAGTTGCTAAATATGCCCTGGCAAACGGCATGTCGTATATTGAAGATGACTCCGGCGCCAATATCAATGTCCAGATCTTCGATTCGAATTATTTTTATGAGAATTCTCAGGGACTTGACCCTGAAGAAATGCCCGTGATCATAGTTATGGACTATGCCTTTGGAGAGCAGGCGTATGAAACCATGGACGAATTGTTAAAACCCTATAATAATAACGGTATAAAGCAGTTACTGAAGGTGGTATCCATTTCCATTATGGGTAAAGCGGGAATCTTAAGCGGTAAAAAAGGAGATATAATGATCCCCACAGCACATGTTTTTGAGGGAACGGCAGATAATTACCCATTTAAAAACAAATTGAAAAAATCTCATTTTGACGATGTAGATATCACCGTTTGTGAAGGAACCATGATCACGGTAATGGGGACTTCCTTGCAAAACAAGGATATTTTGAAGTTTTTCCATACTTCAACCTGGAATGTTATTGGCCTTGAAATGGAGGGCGCTCATTACCAGAAAGCAATTCAGTCTGCCTCAAAGATTAGGGGAAGTATTAGTCCGAAGGTAGCAGTACGCTATGCGTACTACGCCTCGGATAATCCATTGGAATCCGGAAGTACTCTGGCTTCGGGTGGTTTGGGAACCGCGGGGGTAAAACCTACCTACGCCATAACGGAAAAAATGTTAAAACAGATTTTAGTTTAATCTAAAAATATATTTTGAATCACGATAACATATTGATTACAGGGGGAGCAGGCTTTATTGGCTCTAATTATGTCACCTATTTATTGGAATCCACTTCGGCAAATGTTTTTGTGCTGGATAAGCTAACTTATGCGGGTGATATGAGAAATCTGGACTCGGTTGCCGGCTTATCCAACTATCATTTCATTCAGGGAGATATTTGCGATAAGGACTTCATTGAAGAAATGTTCAAAAAACACCAATTCGACCAGGTGGTACACTTCGCCGCCGAATCTCACGTGGATAATTCTATTAGCGGTCCTGCAGCCTTTATTGAAACGAACATTGTAGGTACCTTTAATTTGCTTCAGGCCTCCTATAAAACATGGATGGAGGGACCGGGTAAAGCAAAAGAGGCTTTTAGCCATGCGCGTTTTCTGCATGTTTCTACCGATGAGGTATACGGCACCTTGGGAGAAACAGGGCTATTCACAGAAGAAACACCGTATGCTCCCAATAGCCCGTATAGTGCCTCCAAAGCTTCTTCAGATTTTATAGTTCGCAGCTACTATCATACCTATCAGTTACCTGTGGTTACTACCAATTGTTCGAACAATTACGGCCCTAACCAGCATAAGGAGAAGTTAATTCCAACCATAATACGCAAGGCCCTGGCGGGAGATCCAATCCCCATTTATGGCGATGGCACCAATGTAAGAGACTGGCTTTATGTGTTAGATCACTGTAGAGGGATTAAACTGGCAGTAGAAAACGGAGAGTTGGGTGAAACTTATAATATCGGTGGCCGTAATGAACGAACCAATCTCTATATTGCAGAGACTATTTGTAACTTATTGGACCAATTAGAACCGGCCGAAAAGCCGTATAAAGAACAGATCTCCTTTGTAACCGACAGGCCGGGGCATGATTTCAGATATGCTATCGATGCTTCAAAAATTGAAAATGATCTGGGGTGGAAAGCCGATGAGAATTTCGAATCGGGCATCTTAAAAACCATCGAATGGTATCTAAAACACAAGGAAAGACTATAAAAAGATGAAAGGAATAGTACTGGCCGGTGGATCCGGAACCCGATTGCATCCCATTACACTTGCCATAAGCAAGCAACTCATGCCTGTTTACGACAAGCCAATGATCTATTACCCTCTCTCTACCCTCATGTATTCGGGCATCAGAGAGATATTGATCATTTCCACGCCACAGGACCTGCCCTTAT includes the following:
- the rfbB gene encoding dTDP-glucose 4,6-dehydratase, coding for MNHDNILITGGAGFIGSNYVTYLLESTSANVFVLDKLTYAGDMRNLDSVAGLSNYHFIQGDICDKDFIEEMFKKHQFDQVVHFAAESHVDNSISGPAAFIETNIVGTFNLLQASYKTWMEGPGKAKEAFSHARFLHVSTDEVYGTLGETGLFTEETPYAPNSPYSASKASSDFIVRSYYHTYQLPVVTTNCSNNYGPNQHKEKLIPTIIRKALAGDPIPIYGDGTNVRDWLYVLDHCRGIKLAVENGELGETYNIGGRNERTNLYIAETICNLLDQLEPAEKPYKEQISFVTDRPGHDFRYAIDASKIENDLGWKADENFESGILKTIEWYLKHKERL
- a CDS encoding DUF6909 family protein, with amino-acid sequence MNPSRTHKRTRAQESSGAIERMYITMRHLFNRGFYKPMGISGETLRESLLILSPEIYGSISEEKIELEGLLYVIDRLPYGIEECRFINLTSDEGYKNSHFKPIIPAKRRRNCYRIDEEQMNIEITRGRSEIYDILTHLTFLYIESHKIMKQVLINDNGEVIRDWKKLEEAVLVKKELTKNDKEIALTHTANFLGRTFEEVNAIYPLFECEGIKNRFLNIIYYLGKRAMEEVLEDNQRLITFSPVLRERLGHHIHGEQWALKVKKTLNDKGLLARPLHIISANMHSVQNSLFAKKALASEFKNEKEIAIFEKLSNPKSIKLQQKVAKYALANGMSYIEDDSGANINVQIFDSNYFYENSQGLDPEEMPVIIVMDYAFGEQAYETMDELLKPYNNNGIKQLLKVVSISIMGKAGILSGKKGDIMIPTAHVFEGTADNYPFKNKLKKSHFDDVDITVCEGTMITVMGTSLQNKDILKFFHTSTWNVIGLEMEGAHYQKAIQSASKIRGSISPKVAVRYAYYASDNPLESGSTLASGGLGTAGVKPTYAITEKMLKQILV